TCGCACAGCGCACGCACGGTGGAGATGTCGTGGCTGATAAACAGGTAGGACACGCCCAGTTGCTGGCGCAGGTCGCGCAACAGTTCGAGGATCGCCGCGCCGACCACCGTGTCGAGGGCCGAGGTGACTTCATCGCACAGGATCAAGTCCGGCTTGGCGGCCAGTGCCCGGGCCAGGTTGACCCGCTGCTTTTGCCCACCGGACAGTTCATTCGGGCGCCGCTCGGCCATGTCCCGCGGCAGGCGCACCAGGTCGAGCAGTTCGCCGATACGCGCCTGCAATGCGGCGCCTTTGAGGCCGAAGTACATCTTCAACGGACGGCTGAGGATGGTTGCTACGCTGTGCATCGGGTTGAGCGCAGTGTCGGCGTTCTGGAACACCATCTGAATGCGGCGGAACTGCTCCGGCGTGCGGTGGGACAGGCTCGCGCCCAAGGGTTGGCCGTCAAACGTCAGGCCGCCGAGGGCCGGGGTCAGCAGCCCGGCGACTACCCGCGCCAAGGTCGACTTGCCCGAGCCCGACTCGCCAATCACGCCAATGGCCTGGCCACGGCGTACGGTGAGGTCGATGTCTTCGAGCACGCGGATCGCCGGCATGCCGTGCAGGTTCTTGTTGCCGTAGCCGGCGGTGAGGCCGCTGATGGTCAGCAAAGGCGTGTCTGCGGCGATGCCACAGGGTGGGCGAATGGTTTCGTCGGGCCGTGCGGCGGCCAGCAGGCTGCGGGTGTAGGCGTGGGCCGGGGCTTTGAGCAGCGGCGCGGTGGCGCTCTGTTCGAGGATCTGCCCGCCGTTGAGCACCACGATCTGATCGGCCATCTGCGCCACCACCGCTAGGTCGTGGGACACGTACACCGCCGTGGCGCCGCGCTCGCGCACCACACGCTTGAAAGCGCGCAGCACGTCGATCTGGGTGGTCACGTCCAGCGCCGTGGTCGGTTCGTCGAGCACCACCAGCAGCGGGTCGCTGATCAGCGCCATCGCCGCCATCACCCGTTGCAGTTGCCCGCCGGAGACCTGGTGGGGGTAACGTTGACCGATGGTTTCAGGGTTCGGCAGGGCCAGGTCGCGAAACAGCTCGACGGCCTTGGCTTGCAACGCCGCCCGAGTGCCGAGGCCGTGAATCAACGCGCCCTCCACCACTTGATCGATGAGTTTTTTCGCGGGGTTGAACGCGGCTGCCGCACTTTGCGCGATATAGGACACGCGATTGCCGCGCAGGCCTTGCAGCTGTTTTTCGCTGAGGGCGAGCATGTCGTGTTCACCGACCTGCACCACCCCGCCGGACAACCGGCAGCCCCGCCGCGCATAACCCAGCAACGCCAGGGCGATGGTGGTCTTGCCCGAGCCGGACTCGCCAATCAGCGCCAGCACTTCGCCTTTCTCCAGGGTAAAGCTCACCCCCTTGACGATCTCTACCTCACCGCGCTCGCCACAGGCGACCACGCGCAGGTCTTCGACCCGAATCAACTCAGTCATTTCAATGGCCTCCCGTGCGGCGACTGCGTCGGGATGACAGCCGGTCGATAAACAGATTCACGCCAATGGTCAGGGTGCCGATGGCCAAGGCCGGCAGCACGATGGCCGGTGCGCCCTGGCCAAGGCCGCCAATGTTTTCGCGCACCAGCGAGCCCAGATCCGCATCCGGCGGCTGCACGCCCAACCCGAGGAAACTCATGCCGCTGAGCAGCAGCACGATAAACCCGAAGCGCAGCCCCAGGTCGGTGAGCACCGGGTTGAGCATGTTTGGCAGGATTTCCACGCAGGCGATGTACACCCGCCGCTCGCCACGGGTGCGGGCGACTTGCACGTATTCCAGGGCTTCGATATTCACCGCCATGCTGCGCGCAATGCGAAACGCGCCGGGGCTGAAGCTGAGCACGGCGGTGGTGATCAATAGCGTCACCGAGGAGCCGAACGCCGAAACCATGATCAGCGCGAGCATTTTGCTCGGGATCGAAATAAACGCGTCCATCAGCCGGCTGATGATTTCGTCCAGCCATTTGGGCGAGACCACCGACAGCAACGCGCAGCCGGTACCCAGGCCGCTGGCCAACACCGCCGCCACCAGCGCCAGGCCAACGGTAAAGCGTGCGCCGACCAGGATGCGACTGAGCATGTCGCGGCCCAGGTAATCGGTGCCGAATGGGTAGGTAGCGCTGATGCTGTCGAAGATGTTGTCGGACACCACTTCACCCACCGGGTGCGGCGCCAGCCAGGGACCGAACAGCGCCACCAGCAGCCAGCTCACGCACACCACGGCGCCCACCAACCCGAGCCAGGACGGCGCGTTGGAGACTTTGCCCGCCGACAGGTCGGGCGTTGTTTTCACCATGAGGTTGTTCATTGATTTCTCAGCCTCGGGTTGGACAGGATCGCGCACAGGTCGGCGAGCAGCACCAGGCCCAGGTAGGCCGCGCAGAACAACATGGTGCAGGCTTGCACCAGCGCCATGTCACGGTTGGTCACCGCATCGACCATCAGGCTGGCAATGCCGGGGTAGTTGAAGATCGTCTCGACAATCACCACCCCGCCCAGCAGGTACGACAGGCTCAAGGCAATGGCGTTGGCAATCGGCCCGATGGCATTGGGCAGTGCATGCTGCAGTACGATGCGCACCGGACCTACGCCCTTCAGGCGAGCCATTTCCACGTAGGGGCTGTCGAGTTGATCGATGACCGCAGCGCGGGTCATGCGGGCCATTTGCGCGACGATCACGCAGCACAGGGTCATCACTGGCAGCGCGTAGGTGCGCATGAATTGCCAGGGTGAGCTGATATCGCTGGCGTAGGACAGCGCCGACAACCAACCAAGGTTGACCGCAAAAATCAGCACCGCCAGGGTCGCCACCAGAAACTCCGGCACCGCGACCATGGCCAGGGTCACAAAACTGAGGAAGCTGTCGATGCGCCCGCCCCGGCCCATTGCCGAGCCGATGCCGAGCACCATCGCCACCGGCACCGAGACCAACGCCGTGGTGGCCGCCAGCATCAAGGTGTTGGGCACGCGTCCGGCCATCAGCTCACCCACCGGCATGGCGTTGGACACCGACACGCCCATATCGCCGCTGAGCAGGTTCATCAACCAGTGCAGGTAACGCAACACACCGGGCTGGTCCAACCCCAGTTTCAGGCGCAGCGCCGCCACCTGTTCAGGGGTGGCGAACTGGCCAAGGGATTGTTGCGCCGCGTCCCCCGGCAGTACCGCCGTGATCGCGAACACGACCATAGACACGATCAACAAGGTCACGACCCCGGCGCCGAGGCGCCGGCCGATCAACCACAGTGTATTGCTATTCATCGCCCTGCCCTCCTCAAGCGTCCAACCACACCTGCTCGGCGAACATGTAGCCCATGAAGCCGCCCAGCGGGTTGCTGTCGTAGCCCTTGATGCGCTGGTCCACGCCGTCGATGTTGCTGATGAACACCGGGATGCCGATACCCGCGTGGTCATGCACCAGGGTCTGCATGTCGGCGTACATCTTGGCGCGCTTGGCGTCGTCGGTTTCGCCGCGAGCCAGCATCAGCAATTGGTCGAACTGATCGTTCTGCCAGCCGGACTCGTTCCACGGCGCCTTGGACTGGAAGAACTGCGAGAACATCACGTCGGCGTTGGGCCGTGGGTTGATGTTGCCGAAGCTCAACGGGTGCTTCATCCAGTGGTTGGACCAGTAGCCATCGCTGGGCAGGCGGTTCACGTCGAGCTTGAGCCCGGCCTGTTTCGCCGATTGCTGCAGCAGCACGGCGATGTCCACCGAACCGGTCGCGGCCGGCGAGGCCATCAGCGGCATGGTGATGCTTTCCATGCCGGCTTTTTTCAGCAGGAACTTGGCTTTTTCCGGGTCGTAGACGGTCTGCGGCAGGTCGGTGTTGAAGTAACGCGAGCCCGGCGCAATCGGCTGGTCGTTACCGACCACGGCAAAGCCACGGAACACTGCGGACTTGACCTGCTCGCGGTCCAGCAGCAGCTTCATGGCCTGGGTGAATTCCGGGCTTTTGCCGGGCATCTGGTCCTGACGGATGATCAAGTCAGTGTAGTTGCCCGACGGCGCATCGACGACGCGGTGTTTGGCGCTGGCCTTGATACGCGTGGTGGAGCGCGGGTTGACCTCGTTGATCATGTGCACATCGCCGGACAGCAGCGCGTTGACCCGCGACGGCTCGTCGCCGATAGCGATGAATTCGATCTCGTCCAGGTACGGCAGGCCCGGCTTCCAGTAATTCTTGTTGCGCACGGCAATCGAACGCACACCCGGCTTGAACTCGCCGACTGTGAACGGCCCGGTGCCGATGCCTTTGTTGAAGTCGGTGGTGCCTTCGGGAACGATCAACAGGTGCGACACGGCGAGGATCGACGGCAACTCGGCATTGGGTGCACTGAGGCGGATCTGCACTTCGTTGGGCCCGCTGGCCTTGATCTCGGTGAACTGCTCCAGCAGCGCCATGACTTTGGAACCGGTGATCGGGTCCTTCTGGCGGCTCAGGGAGAACACCACGTCGGCGGCAGTCAGCGCCTTGCCGTTGTGGAAGGTCACGTCCTTGCGCAGGGTAATGGTCCACAGGGTGGCATCCACGTTGTCGATGCGCTCGGCCAGTTCCAGTTGCGGCACCAGGTGCTTATCGAAACGGGTCAGGCCGTTATAGAACATGAAGTGGCGCACGTAGTCGGTAGACAGCGCGCCCTTGGCCGGGTCGAGGGTGTCGGCGGTGGAGCTGGACATGCCCGCCACGCGGATCTTGCCGCCCGGCTTGCCCTTGCCGTCCACCGCGGCTTCATCGGCAAACAGCTTGCCGGCGGCGCCGAACAGGCTGCCTGCCCCAGCGGCGGCCACACCGGCCACGCCAAGCATCTGCAGGGCGTTACGGCGCGACATGCCACGATTGAGACCTTCGAAAATCCGCAGGCTGTCCTGGCCGGAAATGAGGTCGGGGGTGTTTTTGTTGTCAGTCATAGCAAGGCTACCTGTCGATAATCGGAAGAATCGAGTGCTCACGGATGTCCGGAGCGTCCTGGAAACGCAAACGACGGTGACGCAACAACGGCAACTCAGTGCAAATAGTCTTGGAACCGGTAGTAGGCGCCCACAAAGGGCAAAAACCAGGGCTTGCCGAAATGCCCGGGAATCGCCGGCCATTCCAGTTCACGCCACGGGTTGGCGGCCGCATTGCCGGCCATGACCTCGGCCATCACCTGGCCCATGTGCACCGACATCTGCACGCCATGCCCGCTGTAGCCCATAGAGTGGAACACCCCGCCATGCTGGCCGGCGCGGGGCAGGCGGTCGGACGTCATGTCCACCAGGCCACCCCAGCAGTAGTCGATCTTCACGTGCGCCAACTGCGGGAACATGTTCAACATCGCCGCTCGCAGCACTTTGCCGCTCTTGGCGTCGGAGACGCTGTCAGACATCGCAAACCGCGCACGCCCGCCGAACAGCAGGCGGTTGTCCGGCGTCAGGCGAAAGTAGTTGCCGATCATGCGGCTGGTCACATAAGCCCGATGTTGCGGCAGCAACTGGTCGATCAGGGTTTGGGGCAAGACTTCGGTGGCGATCACAAAACTGCCCACCGGCACGATGCGCCGGCGGTACCAACCGAGGTCCCCATGCTGGCACGCGCCGGTAGCCAGCAACACTTGGCCGGCGTGCAGCGAACCCTTGACGGTGTTGACCTGGTAACCGCCGGCCTGGGCTTTCCAGTCCTTGACCTCGGTGTGTTCGTGGATCATCGCCCCACGCCGCGCCGCCGCTTCAGCCAAGCCGACACCAAAGCGGCCGACGTGCATCTGCACGCCGTTGCGTTGCAGCAGGCCGCCATGGAACTGCGCCGACTTGACTTCAGCGCGGGTCTGTTCGGCGTTGAGCAATTCGACCTCGGCATCCACCTCCCGACGGATCAGCTCACAGGTACGGGCCAGGCCTTCGTAATGCAGGGGCTTGGCCGCCAACTTGAGTTTGCCGTTGCGCACAAGGTCACAGGCGATCCCTTCCTGTTCGACCAGCGACACCACGCTCTGCACCGCACTTTCGTACGCCTGGTAATAGGCACGCGCCTTGGCCGCACCGAGGCCGGCGTGCAGCCCGGCGTAATCCTGGGCCACCCCGGTGTTGCACTGCCCACCGTTGCGCCCCGAGGCCTCGCCGATCACCCGCCCGGCGTCCAGCACCACCACGCTGGCACCCTTGAGCGCCAACGCCCGCGCTGCCGCCAAGCCGGTGAAACCGCCACCGACCACGGCCACATCGACCTGCTTGGGCAAACCGCCCAGTTGGGCGCCAGTAAACGCCGGTGCGGTGTCGAGCCAATAGGATTCGCTGCCCATGTCTTGCCCCTTGTGTGCGTTACAGACCGACCAGCGCCGGCAGCCCACCGATATCGGTGATCTGCTGATAGCCGTAGAACGCGTTGGCCGGCACTTCATGGCCCCGGGCAACAAACGCCTTGTTTTTGATTTTCATGTCATGGGCCGGCATCAGGTCATAACGGAAGCTCGAAGACACATGCAAGATGTCTTCCGGACCGCACCCCAGGTTGTCGAGCATGAACTCGAAAGCCGCCAGGCGCGGTTTGTAGGCCTGGGCCTGTTCGGCGGTGAACACCTTGTGAAACGGCGCGCCGAGCTTGTCGACGTTGGACATGATCTGACTGTCGCTGGCATTCGAGAAAATCACCAGCGGGATCTTGTCGGCAATCTTCGACAGACCGGCCGGCACATCGGCGTGAGGGCCCCAGGTCGGCACGGCGTCGTAATACAGCTGGCCTTCCTCGCGGTAGTCGATGCCCCACCGCTTGCAGGTACGGGCCAGGGCGGTCTTGAGGATCTCGTCATACGGGCGCCAGTCGCCCATGACCTGGTCGAGGCGGTAGGCGGAGAAGTCCTTGACGAATTGGTCCATCTGCTCGGGTTTGATGCGATCGGCGAACAGCTCGCGGGTCATGGTGCCCATATGGAAGTTGGTCAGCGTACCGTAGCAGTCGAACGTAATGAATTTGGGACGAAGAAAGCTCATGGAGTGCAGTCCTGAAGTTCGTTGAGTGTGACAAGGGTTCACTGCCCTGGCGGCGCGTCGGCCTCGTTGCAGCACAGGTTCATTACACCACTGTGAAATCAGCATATGCCGTCTAAAACAGCCTGCGCTCAATACAAACCACCGTTTTGGGGGTGGGGCTCAGCAGAGTTTGCGGTGCGCGCCAGGCTTGGGCAGCGCCTGTGTTTGTGCGCTTTTAGGGGGCTTTTAGGCGCGCGGGGCTTTGGGATGGGGTTCGGGGGCGGCAGAAAGTGTTGAGGACGGATCTGTTCTGCAGGTGACGTTAACGCCGGGGTTGGCGCTACGGATTCGAGAAACTCAATCCACCCCCTCACTATGGCGGTTTGGCCACAGGAGGGGGTAAAGAGATTGCGAGTACACCGTTGCCCGAGCGTACGAAGCGGCTCGGAACAGCCTGGCGGTTTCCCGCTTTACCTCATCCCCAGCGGCATGAGGTGAAACGGCGTAGCCGTTGAACGCTTGCAGGGCTGTTTGCCAAGGTGGTTAACCAATGCCACTGCCGCGTGATGCATTGCACTCAGGTAGTTGAAGGGACGGCACCCGTACGGGGCGGGTAGTACACGGGGTAGTAGCTGAAGAGAATGTACTCAACCGGATTTCGGATCAGGGAAATCCCCTGACGGTCCTTGACGGTGTCAACGCTGTCGTACTGCGAGTAGGTGTCACTCAGCAGCTGAGGACCTAGTTCTGGACCGTGTCGCCGAGTGCTGTCCTCGAACTCGGCGGTAACAAGCTCGGGACTGGGCGTTACCGTAACGGTGCCTACAAAAGCTTTGACCGGTTTATCGATCAATTTCTGAAACTCTGCCGCAAAGGAGTTTTCGCTGCCATTAGCGGAGTAACAAACGAGTAGTCGAATATTGTCGAACTTACTGGGGTCAATCCCTTTCGCGAGCAGGTGCGCATGAAGCTGTTGAGCCGTATGCTCGGCCCCGTCATAGAGGATGGTTGAGCTTTTACCAGAAAGTTGCTCCATGAAGCTAAGGTCCCGGCCATGAGCATTGATGTTGAGTCGAGGCTTGCCTTTGTATTCATCCTCAAACGTAAAGAGGTTGCCTTTGACCAGTTGCATCTCTTTCATGGTGCCCTTCATGACCATCATGGGGCGGACTGCTTCACCGTATGGGGCTTGCATGATATGGGTTTGATAGTCGGCACGCAGAGGCGGTTCGATTGCCGCTGACGTTGGGCGTACTTCGGGGTGCAAGGGTATTGCCCGCGCACGAAAATGCACGAGCAACGTCGCTAGGTTGAGCAGCAAGTCCGCCATGGCCGTTTCTTTATTTCCCTTTTCATCATCGGCCAGCGTCTGGAGGTCGCTGAGAATACCCTGGAACTGCAAGGCCAGGCCGACGGCCGCGCCAGGCCCGCGCAGGGCAGGCAGCACTGCGTTGAGTAACAGGAAGCCGCCCTCCTTGAGCGTCGCCCAGCGGCTTTCGTCATCAGAGACAGATTGTTGTTCCGCGATGCTGGTCAGGCCCTGGGCATTGGCTTCGTACAAGTGGCTCATCAACTGTCCGGCTTGCAGCTTCGCGTTTAGTTGATTGGCCGCGTCATACCCTCCCGTAGCCAGGATAGGTGCGGCGGGGACGGTTTCTCCATCCCCCACGCCAAAGATGCTCGTGATTTGGGAAGAGGGCTCTTTGAAGCTCCATGCCTTGTAGTACTCCCGGGTTGAGTCGCCGGGAAACCAGGCCAGGATGTCTTTTTGCAAACGGCCCGGCTGTTGTATGGCTTCCAGCAAGGCCTGGCGGGTCGCAAATTGCAGTAACGGCGCGTCAGAGATCAGCGGCCGATAGAGAATGTGAGGGCCGGTGGCACTGTCTTCGGGCTCGATCAGGTACATGTTGTCGACGACGTCGGGAGCGGCACCTGGCCCGGCGATGAACGCCAGCGGTCGTACGACGATCGCTTTCCCGTCGACGCTCTTGGGTCCGCGCTCCGGGTTGACGACGGCCTGGACGTAACGGAACCCCGTGGTATCGAACCCTGATTGCTTTTGAACGGCTAACTCCAGGGCTTTCATTTGCAGTTCGACCGGCACTTGCTGGGCAAACAAGGATTCGCGTTCGGTCTTTTTAGCGGGGTCGGCCAGTAGTTCGCGCTTGAGCAATTGCGGATAGTTTTTACCTACGTCGACGTCTTGGATCAGCTTGTACAGCACTCCATCTTTTTCCAGCTCGGGAACCCTTGTGTTTCCGGGTTTGAGAAAGACCTCCACGTCTCGCCCAGGCAACCCCGACAGGTTTCTCAAGAGTACATCGGTCATGCTCATCCGCTCGCGGTGGATGCTGCCGCTGACCACGCCGCCGGGCGAGTTCCCACCCACGGGAACCTTGAAGACCACCTCCAGGTTTTTGGCCGAGTGACTCACCGCCTTCAGATTATCGAAGGCCTGTTCGGCAAAGGGGCGAATGTCCGGGATATTGCTGTTGTAGGCACGCCCGTTGTTGCGCTGAGTAATGCTTGCCAGTTGCAGGCTGAGCTCATGCAAAACAAAACGCTCGGCTTCAGTGGCTTTACTGACCCAACCGGGCATTTTGCGTTGGGGCTGATCCAGTTTGTCCATATTGGTGGCGGCCGGGTTGCTTGCAAAGCTGCCACTCAGTCGCTGACTGATGACCACCTCTGCCTGGGTCTCGAAAACATCGCCGTCCACTTTTCGTAAGGTGTTGATTAACTGCTGCTCGGGGGCTTGCTCTTTGAGTTGTCGTTTGTGCGCTATATCGAACGCCGCGTAGGAGTCGTAAGGCGTTACTTTGCCACTGGGCTCGCAGTGCAAGAGAATCAACCGGTCGGCGAGCTGACGCTGGATCAGTAGATTGGCCGAGAGGGTTTCAATCGCGCCTTGGTTGGCCTGCGAAATGCCATCGAGCCTGTATACCGTCACCGCAGAGCTGTCTGTTAGCGCGCGGCGTGTCGAGTCTTTGGGATAACGCACGACCAGGTCCAGGGTCTCACGCTGCTGCTCATCCAGCCCAGGTTGCTTGAGTGCAGACTGGCGTAGGTTGCCCTGCAACAGACTGCTGATCAACGCCCGGTGACTGCCCGCGTACGGACTGATTCCTCCACTTGCCGGCACGCTGAACGCGGGTTCGTCCCAGTATTTGAGCAAGTCCACCTCCAAGGCCTCGCCCAATTGACTTGGTAATGCACGTAAAGCGCTTTCGACCGCGTTCATATCGACCTGCAAAGGCGTGCCCGGTGTGATGCCTGAACGTGCCAAGAGATCGGGGCGGGTTTCGATCAACTTGCTGTTGGCGGGAAAGCGCGTGACTTCAACGTTCGCCAGTGAGCTCAAGGCGAGTTCCACCAGTGGCGTGTTCTTGAACTGGCCTGGACTATCCGGATCGGGCTCGGCGAGGGCAATCTGGTTGACATCGAAATCGAGCCCAGGTGATGCCTTTTTTATGGCGTCGCTGAGTAATCGCCCTACGACCGAATCCAAGCCGGGCTCCCCGGCAAATTGGCGACGTGCTATCTCACTCTTCGGGCTGATGGCTTGAGCGGGATTAGAGACGGTGATTGGAGTGTCTTGCGCCTCGATCCCCCTGCCCGTATCGAGTTGCTCAATAGCGACACGTTGCTTTGACATGACCTCGCGTGCTCGCGTGTCAGCCGCGGGTACGTCTTTGCGTAATGCGGCGAACCCATCGCGCGTCAGCGCAGCGCTTTGCTTGAGAATATCCAGCAGTGTTTCTCCCACTGGGTTCTCTGCGTAAAAGTTCAGGATCTGAGCGACTTTGGGGAAATAACCGTCGGTGTTCTGTACCGGCTCACCGGAGCCGGCGGCCAGGTTCTGGGCCAATTTCCAGATTTGGGGCGCAATGGCGGACCATCCAGAAGCGTCGGTTGTCTTGAAAACGGCTCTGGTAGAGATGTTGCGGTCCCCCATAACGATGCCACTCAATTCGCCGGTGCGCGGATCGACACTGACCGATGCGACATGAAGTTTTTTCTCCTGCGCGAAGCTGGAAAATGGTTCGGTACGGAGCGCGTTAATGAATGCCTGGCGTGCGAGTTCGAATGTTGAGTCTTTCGGTGGTTCCAAGATGTCTCGCGGCGCCGCATAAAATTGTCGGGTTTCCCTTCTGAGCGACATCAGATAGGCACCGCAGAGTTGAGCCAATTCGAGATCGGCTTGTTCAACCCGCTCTGCCGGTGCCCTAGGGCGATCCAGCGGCAAAAACGCGCCTTTGCGTTGAGTGAAATCGTCACCCACGATCGCTTTCGTTTGCAACTGCATTTGCCTGATATTGTGGTACTCGGGT
The genomic region above belongs to Pseudomonas sp. S35 and contains:
- a CDS encoding ABC transporter substrate-binding protein translates to MTDNKNTPDLISGQDSLRIFEGLNRGMSRRNALQMLGVAGVAAAGAGSLFGAAGKLFADEAAVDGKGKPGGKIRVAGMSSSTADTLDPAKGALSTDYVRHFMFYNGLTRFDKHLVPQLELAERIDNVDATLWTITLRKDVTFHNGKALTAADVVFSLSRQKDPITGSKVMALLEQFTEIKASGPNEVQIRLSAPNAELPSILAVSHLLIVPEGTTDFNKGIGTGPFTVGEFKPGVRSIAVRNKNYWKPGLPYLDEIEFIAIGDEPSRVNALLSGDVHMINEVNPRSTTRIKASAKHRVVDAPSGNYTDLIIRQDQMPGKSPEFTQAMKLLLDREQVKSAVFRGFAVVGNDQPIAPGSRYFNTDLPQTVYDPEKAKFLLKKAGMESITMPLMASPAATGSVDIAVLLQQSAKQAGLKLDVNRLPSDGYWSNHWMKHPLSFGNINPRPNADVMFSQFFQSKAPWNESGWQNDQFDQLLMLARGETDDAKRAKMYADMQTLVHDHAGIGIPVFISNIDGVDQRIKGYDSNPLGGFMGYMFAEQVWLDA
- a CDS encoding haloacid dehalogenase type II, which encodes MSFLRPKFITFDCYGTLTNFHMGTMTRELFADRIKPEQMDQFVKDFSAYRLDQVMGDWRPYDEILKTALARTCKRWGIDYREEGQLYYDAVPTWGPHADVPAGLSKIADKIPLVIFSNASDSQIMSNVDKLGAPFHKVFTAEQAQAYKPRLAAFEFMLDNLGCGPEDILHVSSSFRYDLMPAHDMKIKNKAFVARGHEVPANAFYGYQQITDIGGLPALVGL
- a CDS encoding FAD-binding oxidoreductase, which gives rise to MGSESYWLDTAPAFTGAQLGGLPKQVDVAVVGGGFTGLAAARALALKGASVVVLDAGRVIGEASGRNGGQCNTGVAQDYAGLHAGLGAAKARAYYQAYESAVQSVVSLVEQEGIACDLVRNGKLKLAAKPLHYEGLARTCELIRREVDAEVELLNAEQTRAEVKSAQFHGGLLQRNGVQMHVGRFGVGLAEAAARRGAMIHEHTEVKDWKAQAGGYQVNTVKGSLHAGQVLLATGACQHGDLGWYRRRIVPVGSFVIATEVLPQTLIDQLLPQHRAYVTSRMIGNYFRLTPDNRLLFGGRARFAMSDSVSDAKSGKVLRAAMLNMFPQLAHVKIDYCWGGLVDMTSDRLPRAGQHGGVFHSMGYSGHGVQMSVHMGQVMAEVMAGNAAANPWRELEWPAIPGHFGKPWFLPFVGAYYRFQDYLH
- a CDS encoding ABC transporter permease, coding for MNSNTLWLIGRRLGAGVVTLLIVSMVVFAITAVLPGDAAQQSLGQFATPEQVAALRLKLGLDQPGVLRYLHWLMNLLSGDMGVSVSNAMPVGELMAGRVPNTLMLAATTALVSVPVAMVLGIGSAMGRGGRIDSFLSFVTLAMVAVPEFLVATLAVLIFAVNLGWLSALSYASDISSPWQFMRTYALPVMTLCCVIVAQMARMTRAAVIDQLDSPYVEMARLKGVGPVRIVLQHALPNAIGPIANAIALSLSYLLGGVVIVETIFNYPGIASLMVDAVTNRDMALVQACTMLFCAAYLGLVLLADLCAILSNPRLRNQ
- a CDS encoding ABC transporter ATP-binding protein, translating into MTELIRVEDLRVVACGERGEVEIVKGVSFTLEKGEVLALIGESGSGKTTIALALLGYARRGCRLSGGVVQVGEHDMLALSEKQLQGLRGNRVSYIAQSAAAAFNPAKKLIDQVVEGALIHGLGTRAALQAKAVELFRDLALPNPETIGQRYPHQVSGGQLQRVMAAMALISDPLLVVLDEPTTALDVTTQIDVLRAFKRVVRERGATAVYVSHDLAVVAQMADQIVVLNGGQILEQSATAPLLKAPAHAYTRSLLAAARPDETIRPPCGIAADTPLLTISGLTAGYGNKNLHGMPAIRVLEDIDLTVRRGQAIGVIGESGSGKSTLARVVAGLLTPALGGLTFDGQPLGASLSHRTPEQFRRIQMVFQNADTALNPMHSVATILSRPLKMYFGLKGAALQARIGELLDLVRLPRDMAERRPNELSGGQKQRVNLARALAAKPDLILCDEVTSALDTVVGAAILELLRDLRQQLGVSYLFISHDISTVRALCDDIVVMYSGHKVQAGSRQSFAEAPFHPYTDLLIHSVPELRQGWLENCGTTCAELPPIGARANVPQLCTFLNRCPVRVDGLCNRTAPNRRRLDNGSEILCHHDGAHLLNTQQGVTTMTLGAYA
- a CDS encoding ABC transporter permease produces the protein MNNLMVKTTPDLSAGKVSNAPSWLGLVGAVVCVSWLLVALFGPWLAPHPVGEVVSDNIFDSISATYPFGTDYLGRDMLSRILVGARFTVGLALVAAVLASGLGTGCALLSVVSPKWLDEIISRLMDAFISIPSKMLALIMVSAFGSSVTLLITTAVLSFSPGAFRIARSMAVNIEALEYVQVARTRGERRVYIACVEILPNMLNPVLTDLGLRFGFIVLLLSGMSFLGLGVQPPDADLGSLVRENIGGLGQGAPAIVLPALAIGTLTIGVNLFIDRLSSRRSRRTGGH